One genomic window of Elaeis guineensis isolate ETL-2024a chromosome 2, EG11, whole genome shotgun sequence includes the following:
- the LOC105034006 gene encoding uncharacterized protein: MEVESATCECCGLREDCTQDYISGVKANFDGIWLCGLCSEAVRDEVSRGRRKVYGVEEAVKAHMSFCRKFKSNPAVRVADGMRQMLRRRSGDMSKSDSGVSSKKFGRSASTLQVGDKTSVSLI; encoded by the coding sequence ATGGAAGTCGAGTCTGCGACGTGCGAGTGCTGCGGGCTGCGAGAGGACTGCACCCAGGATTACATAAGTGGTGTGAAGGCCAATTTTGATGGCATATGGTTATGCGGGCTATGCTCCGAGGCTGTGAGAGATGAAGTGAGCAGAGGCAGGAGGAAGGTTTATGGAGTGGAGGAGGCTGTGAAGGCACATATGTCCTTCTGTAGGAAATTCAAATCCAATCCTGCGGTCCGAGTAGCTGATGGAATGAGGCAAATGCTTAGGAGGAGGTCTGGAGACATGTCGAAATCCGACTCAGGAGTTTCTTCCAAGAAGTTTGGCAGGTCGGCGAGCACATTACAAGTGGGGGATAAGACTTCAGTCTCCCTCATCTGA